GCTGATGCCCTGGAGCTGGCGACGCAGCTCGCCGAAGCGCTGCGGACCGTCCTCGAGCGCCCCGATCGCCAGCGCGCTCCACTTGTTGGCGAGCAGGTCGAGCATGTCGCGGCACGGGCACATCGCCGTGTAGACGTCGCCCGGTCCGCAGCTGTCGGGGAGATGGGTGGAGGCGCTCATGAGCGCAATAGTACCCCTAGGGAACCAGATGCCCTTGACGGTAACTAGTACCCATCTCTCATGCTCGAGGCATGACCACTGACATCCACGCCACTGCCCCGTCCGACCCGCCGACCACCGCCACGATGCGGGCCGTCGCCTTCACCCGCAGCCTCCCCGTCGAGGACCCGGCCAGCCAGGTCGACGTCGAGCTGCCCCGCCCCGTCCCCGGCGCCCGCGACCTCCTCGTCGAGGTCCGCGCGGTCTCGGTGAACCCCGTCGACGTCAAGGTCCGTGGCGGCGGCGACCCCGACGGCGCCCGGGTCCTCGGCTTCGACGCCGCCGGCGTCGTCGTCGAGGTCGGCGAGGACGTCACGCTCTTCCAGCCCGGCGACGAGGTCTGGTACGCCGGCGACATCCTGCGCCCGGGCACCAACGCCGAGCTCCACGTGGTCGACGAGCGGATCGTGGCCCGCAAGCCGCGCAGCCTCTCCTTCGCCGACGCAGCGGCCCTGCCGCTCACGGCGATCACCGCGTGGGAGGGCCTCTTCGACAAGCTCCGCCTCACCGAGGCCAGCACCGGCACGCTCCTGGTCGTCGGCGCCAGCGGTGGGGTCGGCTCGATGGTGCTGCAGCTGGCCGAGGCGCTGCTGCCCGGAGTACGTGTCGTGGCCACCAGCTCGACCGAGGAGTCCGAGGCGTGGGTGTGTGGTCTCGGCGCGGAGGCCACGGTCAACCACCGCGCCGGCGACCTGCGCGGCCAGATTGCCGCCGCTGCCCCCGACGGCGTCGACTGGGTGTTCACCGCCCGCGTCGCCGACCCGGGCCAGCTCGAGCTGTACGTCGACGTGCTCAACCCCTTCGGCCAGATCGTGGCCATCGACGACCCCGAGACCCTCGACATCGCCTTCCTGAAGTCGAAGTCGATCAGCTTCCACTGGGAGCTGATGTTCACCCGTCCCATCGCCGGCGGCGACGGCCAGCTCGCCCAGCACCGCCTGCTGACCGACGTCGCCGCCCTGGTCGACGAGGGTCGGGTCCGCAGCACCGCCACCACCGTCCTGCGACCCATCGACGCCGAGCAGCTCCGTGCCGCGCACCGGCAGGTCGAGAGTGGCCGCACCATCGGCAAGGTCGTGGTCGCCGCCCGGTGACGCCTCAGGCGCCGGCGACCTCGCGGTAGAGCGCGACGTGCGCCCGCGCGGCCCGCTCCCAGGTGTAGGACCCGGCCAGGGCCCGCCCCGGGGCAGGGTCGCCGGGCGCGCGCAGCGCCGCGGCGAGTGCGCCCGCGATCGAGGGGACGTCGGCGGCGAAGGACACGGTCGTGCCCAGGACCTCGCGCAGCACCGGCAGGTCGCGGGCGACCACGGGCACCCCGGCGGCCAGCGCCTCCATCGCGGCGAGCCCGAAGCCCTCCTTGGTGGAGACGAACCCGAGCGCCGACGCCTCGGCCACCAGCGACGGCAGCGCCGTGTCCTCGACGGGTCCCAGCACCAGCGGCTGCGTTCCGAGCTCCTCGGCCAGCTCGGCGGCGCGGGCGTCGAAGGCCGCGCGGTAGTCGCGGTAGTCGAAGAGCGTCTCCCCGCCGCCGAGCACCAGTCGCACGTGGGCGGGGTCGGGCTGGGAGCGGACCATCGCGGCGTAGGCCTCGAGCAGGTCCAGGGTGCCCTTGCGCGGCTCGATCCCGCCCAGCGCCAGGACGTACGGCGCACCGATGCGCTCGCGCCACTCCGCCCGTCCCTCGTGGTCGGTCGCGGCCGCGGCGAAGCGTGCGGCGTCGACCCCGTTGGGGATGACGATCGGCTCGAGCCCCCAGCCCTGGCGCACCTCTTCGGCCACCGCGGCCGACACGCAGACCCGGGTGCTCGGCTCGAGGACCGCCCGCTCGTGGCAGGCCACGAGTGCGGGCGTCGTGAACGTGTCGAGGTGGTGGATGGTGCGCACGCAGGGCAGGGCGGCGTTGGCGCTGATGCAGTCCTGCGCGTGCACGACGTCGTAGCGTTCCCGGTCGGCCGCGAAGGCCGCGCGCAGCACCTCGATCGAGCGCACGATGCGCTGCCCGACGTCCTCGCCCTCGACCTCGGGGAAGGGCACGGCGCGCACGCCCACCCGCGGGTCGACGGCCCGGAAGAACGTCGTGTCCCCGCCCCGTCCCAGCGTCCAGACGTCGACGCTCTCGCCCAGCGCGGCCAGCGCCTCGGCGAGCGCGAGCGTGTGCACCACGCCACCGCGGGGCTTGGTGGAGTAGGTCAGCAGGGCGATCCGCACGGGTCAGGCCCCGGGGACGTCGGCGTCGGCGGCCCGGAGCGCCACGTAGGCCTCGGGGGTGCGCTCGGCGAGGTGGTGCAGGACCCGGCGCGCACGGGCGACCTCGACCTCGGGGTCGAGCTCGGCGACGGCCAGCCCGCCCTTGGAGGAGGTGCGCGCGAGCACGTCACCGCCGGGGCCCACCACCTTGGCCTGCCCGAGGAAGCGCAGGCCGCCCATCACACCGGTCTGGTTGGAGGAGACCCACACGACCTGGTTCTCCGCGGCGCGCGCGCAGTCGTAGAGGTCGAAGAGCCGTGACTGGCGGTCCTGGGGCAGCCGCGAGGCGCGGTCGGTGACCGACGCCGGCCAGGCCGACAGGCAGGCCAGCACCGTCGCCCCGTCCATCGCCAGCGTCCGGGCGGCCTCGGGGAAGGTCTTGTCGTAGTCGATGAGCATGCCGAGCCGGCCCAGCGGGGTGTCGAACGCGCTGAAGGAGTCGCCGGCGTCGTACACGAGGGACTCGCCGGCGGGTCGGTGCACCTTGCGGTGCCGCCCCAGCACGCCGGAGCCGTCGAGGCAGACCGCGGTGTTGAAGAGGCGGTGCTCGCCGTCGACGACCGTCTCCTCGGTGTAGCCCAGCGCCAGCACCATGTCGCCGGCCAGCGCGCGCACCCGCTCGATCTCCGAGGAGTCCTCGCACAGGCCCGGCGGCAGGCTCGTGGGGTCGGGACGCCGCAGGTCCGACAGGTAGCCGCCCAGCGTGGCGTCCGGCAGCACCAGCAGCTGCACGCCGGCGGCCCGGGCATCGGCGACGATGCCGGCGAGCTTGGCCAGGGAGCGCTCGATGTCACGGCCGAAGTGCGCGGCGACGGCGCCGATGCGCAGGACTCCCACAGCCGACCGACCTATCCGGCTAGCCGACCAGCGCGACGGAGGATGCGGTGAGCGCCGCGGGGATGGGCCCCGGCGAGACCCGGCGCGCCAGCGCGGCTGCGGACTCCGTCAGCGCCGGCCCGGTGCGCCCGGTGAGGTGGCCGGTGACGTGCTCGGCGTCCGCGGCGATGCCGAGGAAGCGCCCCGAGCCCCACGTGTGCAGCCACGGCAGCCCCAGGAAGTACAACCCCGGCACCGACGTGACGCCACGGGTGTGGGTCGGGCGGCCGGAGCCGTCGAAGACCCCGGCGCGCACCCAGCGGTAGTCGGGCCGGTAGCCGATGGCCCACACGACGCTGGTGACGCCGGCCGCGGTGAGGTCGAGCGTGGTCGGGTCGGCGTCCGGCTCCCACACGGGCTCGTACGCCGGAGCCGGCGGCGCGTCCACGCCGTGGGCGTCGATCCAGCGGTCGATGTCGCGGCAGATCGAGCGGTACACGTCGTCCGCGGCGTCCAGCGCCGCACGCATGGTCGGGCGGAAGGCCAGCTCGGTGCCGCCGGGCGCGACGCCCTCGAGCAGCCCGTAGAGGGCCATCCCCTCCCGGGCGAACTGGCGCAGGTCGATGTCGCGGCCGCCGTCGCGGCCGGTGACGTAGTGGTTGGTCTTCTCGCGTGCCGTCGCGCCGCCGGGGTACTGCGCGACGCCGGTGTCGTAGAGACCCATCTCCGCCAGCCAGGTCATGCAGTCGCGGCCGCGGTGGAAGCGCGCCACCCGCGGGGCGTCGCCGAGGGCGAGGTGGATCCGGCGCCCGGCCAGGTGCAGGTCCTCGGCGATCTGGGCACCGGACTGGCCGGAGCCGACCACCAGCACTTCACCGTCGGGGAGCTGGTCCGGGGAGCGGTAGTCGGCGGAGTGGAGCTGGGTGATGGTCGGCGACAGTGCCGGGGCCCAGGGCGGCACGATCGGCAGGTGGTAGCCGCCGGTGCACACCACGACGGCTTCGGCGTGCCAGGTCTCCGGCCCGTCGGGGCCGGTCGCCTCGACGACGAACCCGCCGTCGCCGGACTCGGTGAGCGAGGTGACCCGCGTGTGCTCGCGCAGCGGCGGCCCGAAGGTCGGGGCGTAGCCGCCCAGCCACTCCACGACCTGGTCGCGGGTCATGAACCCGTCCGGGTCGGGGCCGGCGTAGGCGTAGCCGGGCAGTCGGCAGTGCCAGTTGGGGGTGACCAGGGTGAAGGCGTCCCAGCGGGTGTCGGCCCACTCGTGGCCGGCGGTGCCGGCCTCGAGCACGACGTGGTCGACGCCGTCGCGGACCAGGAACCAGCTGGTCGACAGGCCGGCCTGGCCGCCGCCGACGACGACGACCCGCGTGCGGCGGAGAGTGGGCGGCTCCGAGCGGGGGACCGGGGCAGAGGTGGGTGCGGACATCTCAGGACTCCTGAGGCAGGGGTGGGTGGAGGCGGATGACGGTCACGGTGGACGCGTCGGGACAGGACGCGGCGAGCGCGTCGATGTCGGCGAGCGTCGCGGCCGCGGAGGTGCAGGCGAATCCGAACCGGGCGCGCACGCGCTCGCTGGCGATGCCGAGGGCGGTGGCGGCCCGCTCGCGGAAGTCGCCGACCGGGTAGGTGGTCCCGGCGGTGAGGTGGTCGTGGACCACCAGCGACGGCGAGTAGTGGTCGACCACGCGGCCATCGGGCCAGCGCACGGAGAAGGTCATCTCAGGCACGGACGGCTCCTGCCATCGGCGCGGCGGTGACGGCGGCGTACGTCTCGGGGCGACGGTCGCGCAGGTGGAACATCGCGCGCCGGGCGGTCTCGAGCGCGGCCGGTACGTCCAGCTCGGCGACCGCGAGGCCGGCCTCGGTCCCGGTGCTCGCCAGCACGTCGCCGCCGGGGCCGACGACCTTGGCGTGGGCGACGAAGCGGAGCTTGCCGAAGGTGCCCTGCTGGTTGGCGGCCAGCCAGACGACCTGGTTCTCCAGGGCACGGGCGGCGTCGAAGAGGTTGAAGCGCTGGGTCCAGCGGTCCTCGGCGAGCGAGGCGGCGCTGGCGGTGCGCGACGCGGGCCACGCGGAGATGCAGGCGATGACCTCGGCACCGTCGACGGCCAGCGCACGAGCGGCCTCGGGGAAGGCCTTGTCGTAGCAGATCAGCGTGCCCAGGCGACCCATCGGAGTGTCCACGCAGGCGAAGTCCGAGCCGGCCGAGTAGAACAGCGACTCGCCCAGGGGCTGGTGCACCTTGCGGTGCGCGCCCAGCACGCCGTCGCCGGTGACGACGGCGGCGGTGTTGTAGCGATCGGTGCCGTCGGACTCGCACAGGCCGACGACCACGGTCATCTCCCGCGCGATCTCGGCGACGCGCCGCAGCTCGGGGCCGTCGAGGTCCATGACGGGGGGCAGGTCCTCGGGCTGCTCGTCGTGGCTGCCGTCGCGGCCGGCGCCGAGGACCGAGAGGTACCCGCCGAGACAGGCCTCGGGCAGCGCGAGCAGGCCGACCCCGCGGGCGCGGG
This genomic window from Nocardioides marinus contains:
- a CDS encoding winged helix-turn-helix transcriptional regulator, whose translation is MSASTHLPDSCGPGDVYTAMCPCRDMLDLLANKWSALAIGALEDGPQRFGELRRQLQGISPKVLSASLKRLEEHDLVIRTVYAEVPPRVEYALTDLGRSAAVPLAALRDWVEDNVTTH
- a CDS encoding zinc-binding alcohol dehydrogenase family protein, which produces MTTDIHATAPSDPPTTATMRAVAFTRSLPVEDPASQVDVELPRPVPGARDLLVEVRAVSVNPVDVKVRGGGDPDGARVLGFDAAGVVVEVGEDVTLFQPGDEVWYAGDILRPGTNAELHVVDERIVARKPRSLSFADAAALPLTAITAWEGLFDKLRLTEASTGTLLVVGASGGVGSMVLQLAEALLPGVRVVATSSTEESEAWVCGLGAEATVNHRAGDLRGQIAAAAPDGVDWVFTARVADPGQLELYVDVLNPFGQIVAIDDPETLDIAFLKSKSISFHWELMFTRPIAGGDGQLAQHRLLTDVAALVDEGRVRSTATTVLRPIDAEQLRAAHRQVESGRTIGKVVVAAR
- a CDS encoding MSMEG_0565 family glycosyltransferase gives rise to the protein MRIALLTYSTKPRGGVVHTLALAEALAALGESVDVWTLGRGGDTTFFRAVDPRVGVRAVPFPEVEGEDVGQRIVRSIEVLRAAFAADRERYDVVHAQDCISANAALPCVRTIHHLDTFTTPALVACHERAVLEPSTRVCVSAAVAEEVRQGWGLEPIVIPNGVDAARFAAAATDHEGRAEWRERIGAPYVLALGGIEPRKGTLDLLEAYAAMVRSQPDPAHVRLVLGGGETLFDYRDYRAAFDARAAELAEELGTQPLVLGPVEDTALPSLVAEASALGFVSTKEGFGLAAMEALAAGVPVVARDLPVLREVLGTTVSFAADVPSIAGALAAALRAPGDPAPGRALAGSYTWERAARAHVALYREVAGA
- a CDS encoding carbon-nitrogen hydrolase family protein, with the translated sequence MGVLRIGAVAAHFGRDIERSLAKLAGIVADARAAGVQLLVLPDATLGGYLSDLRRPDPTSLPPGLCEDSSEIERVRALAGDMVLALGYTEETVVDGEHRLFNTAVCLDGSGVLGRHRKVHRPAGESLVYDAGDSFSAFDTPLGRLGMLIDYDKTFPEAARTLAMDGATVLACLSAWPASVTDRASRLPQDRQSRLFDLYDCARAAENQVVWVSSNQTGVMGGLRFLGQAKVVGPGGDVLARTSSKGGLAVAELDPEVEVARARRVLHHLAERTPEAYVALRAADADVPGA
- a CDS encoding MSMEG_0569 family flavin-dependent oxidoreductase, with translation MSAPTSAPVPRSEPPTLRRTRVVVVGGGQAGLSTSWFLVRDGVDHVVLEAGTAGHEWADTRWDAFTLVTPNWHCRLPGYAYAGPDPDGFMTRDQVVEWLGGYAPTFGPPLREHTRVTSLTESGDGGFVVEATGPDGPETWHAEAVVVCTGGYHLPIVPPWAPALSPTITQLHSADYRSPDQLPDGEVLVVGSGQSGAQIAEDLHLAGRRIHLALGDAPRVARFHRGRDCMTWLAEMGLYDTGVAQYPGGATAREKTNHYVTGRDGGRDIDLRQFAREGMALYGLLEGVAPGGTELAFRPTMRAALDAADDVYRSICRDIDRWIDAHGVDAPPAPAYEPVWEPDADPTTLDLTAAGVTSVVWAIGYRPDYRWVRAGVFDGSGRPTHTRGVTSVPGLYFLGLPWLHTWGSGRFLGIAADAEHVTGHLTGRTGPALTESAAALARRVSPGPIPAALTASSVALVG
- a CDS encoding MSMEG_0570 family nitrogen starvation response protein, whose protein sequence is MTFSVRWPDGRVVDHYSPSLVVHDHLTAGTTYPVGDFRERAATALGIASERVRARFGFACTSAAATLADIDALAASCPDASTVTVIRLHPPLPQES
- a CDS encoding carbon-nitrogen hydrolase family protein, with the translated sequence MTSTSTTTPGTAPGTAVAAACAGFGRDVEDNLAQIGRLVADARARGVGLLALPEACLGGYLSVLGAGRDGSHDEQPEDLPPVMDLDGPELRRVAEIAREMTVVVGLCESDGTDRYNTAAVVTGDGVLGAHRKVHQPLGESLFYSAGSDFACVDTPMGRLGTLICYDKAFPEAARALAVDGAEVIACISAWPASRTASAASLAEDRWTQRFNLFDAARALENQVVWLAANQQGTFGKLRFVAHAKVVGPGGDVLASTGTEAGLAVAELDVPAALETARRAMFHLRDRRPETYAAVTAAPMAGAVRA